One Gloeothece verrucosa PCC 7822 DNA window includes the following coding sequences:
- a CDS encoding TIGR03792 family protein has translation MVIEWLKFRVPAQSREKFIQKDELIWTAALAKFKGFLGKEVWVNPKIDDEIVLVIHWENHEAWSSIPAAALEEIEDKFSQSMRNDEYKLIESGEYQVRKFIS, from the coding sequence ATGGTAATTGAATGGTTAAAATTTCGAGTTCCGGCTCAATCCCGAGAAAAATTTATCCAAAAAGATGAACTAATTTGGACAGCCGCCTTAGCCAAATTTAAGGGATTTTTAGGTAAAGAAGTTTGGGTTAATCCTAAAATCGATGATGAAATTGTTTTAGTCATCCACTGGGAAAACCATGAAGCTTGGTCATCCATTCCGGCGGCGGCTTTAGAGGAAATTGAAGATAAATTTTCTCAAAGTATGAGAAATGATGAATATAAATTAATTGAATCTGGAGAATATCAAGTTCGCAAATTTATTAGTTAA